A DNA window from Mastomys coucha isolate ucsf_1 unplaced genomic scaffold, UCSF_Mcou_1 pScaffold21, whole genome shotgun sequence contains the following coding sequences:
- the Rce1 gene encoding CAAX prenyl protease 2 isoform X2: MAALGGDGLRLLSVSRPERQPESAALSGPGPGLCCWVSVFSCFSLACSYVGSLYVWKSELPRDHPAVIKRRFTSVLVVSSLSPLCVLLWRELTGIQPGTSLLTLMGFRLEGIFPAALLPLLLTMILFLGPLMQLSMDCTCDLTDGLKVVLDMRWLRNQVIAPLTEELVFRACMLPMLAPCTGLGPAVFTCPLFFGVAHFHHIIEQLRFRQSSVGSIFLSAAFQFSYTAVFGAYTAFLFIRTGHLIGPVLCHSFCNYMGFPAVCAALEHPQKWPLLAGYALGVGLFLLLLQPLTDPKLYGSLPLCMLLERTGASETLLCS, from the exons ATGGCGGCGCTGGGCGGGGACGGTCTGCGTTTACTGTCCGTGTCGCGGCCGGAGCGACAGCCCGAGTCAGCCGCGCTGAGCGGCCCGGGCCCAGGGCTGTGCTGCTGGGTGTCCgtgttctcctgcttcagcctcgcCTGCTCCTACGTGGGCAGCCTCTACGTGTGGAAGAGCGAGCTGCCCAG GGACCACCCCGCTGTTATCAAGCGGCGTTTCACCAGTGTCCTGGTGGTCTCCAGCTTGTCCCCTCTTTGCGTGCTGCTCTGGAGGGAGCTCACTGGCATCCAG CCAGGCACATCACTGCTTACCCTGATGGGCTTCAGGCTGGAGGGCATTTTCCCAGCAgctctgctgcccctgctgctaaCTATG ATCCTTTTCCTGGGTCCACTGATGCAGCTCTCTATGGATTGCACGTGTGACCTGACAGATGGGCTGAAGGTTGTCCTGG ACATGCGCTGGCTACGAAACCAAGTTATTGCACCCTTGACAGAGGAGCTGGTGTTCCGGGCTTGTATGCTGCCCATGCTAGCACCATGCACAGGTCTGGGCCCCGCTGTGTTCACCTGCCCACTCTTTTTTGGAGTCG CCCATTTTCACCACATTATTGAGCAGCTGCGCTTCCGCCAAAGCAGTGTGGGAAGTATCTTCTTGTCTGCAG CGTTCCAGTTCTCCTACACCGCTGTCTTCGGTGCTTATACGGCTTTCCTCTTCATCCGCACAG GACACCTGATAGGGCCGGTTCTCTGCCACTCCTTCTGCAACTACATGGGCTTCCCTGCTGTGTGTGCAGCCCTGGAGCATCCACAGAAGTGGCCACTGCTGGCAGGCTATGCCCTTGGTGTGGgactcttcctgcttctgcttcaacCCCTGACAGACCCCAAGCTCTATGGCAGCCTTCCTCTTTGTATGCTTTTGGAACGAACTGGGGCCTCAGAGACCCTACTGTGCTCCTGA
- the Rce1 gene encoding CAAX prenyl protease 2 isoform X5 yields the protein MAALGGDGLRLLSVSRPERQPESAALSGPGPGLCCWVSVFSCFSLACSYVGSLYVWKSELPRDHPAVIKRRFTSVLVVSSLSPLCVLLWRELTGIQPGTSLLTLMGFRLEGIFPAALLPLLLTMILFLGPLMQLSMDCTCDLTDGLKVVLAPRSWARCLTDMRWLRNQVIAPLTEELVFRACMLPMLAPCTGLGPAVFTCPLFFGVAHFHHIIEQLRFRQSSVGSIFLSAASISSVPVLLHRCLRCLYGFPLHPHRTPDRAGSLPLLLQLHGLPCCVCSPGASTEVATAGRLCPWCGTLPASASTPDRPQALWQPSSLYAFGTNWGLRDPTVLLTIALVCTPVNSDGLSSPSLSRNTAREGLAGVPEISGIFVGD from the exons ATGGCGGCGCTGGGCGGGGACGGTCTGCGTTTACTGTCCGTGTCGCGGCCGGAGCGACAGCCCGAGTCAGCCGCGCTGAGCGGCCCGGGCCCAGGGCTGTGCTGCTGGGTGTCCgtgttctcctgcttcagcctcgcCTGCTCCTACGTGGGCAGCCTCTACGTGTGGAAGAGCGAGCTGCCCAG GGACCACCCCGCTGTTATCAAGCGGCGTTTCACCAGTGTCCTGGTGGTCTCCAGCTTGTCCCCTCTTTGCGTGCTGCTCTGGAGGGAGCTCACTGGCATCCAG CCAGGCACATCACTGCTTACCCTGATGGGCTTCAGGCTGGAGGGCATTTTCCCAGCAgctctgctgcccctgctgctaaCTATG ATCCTTTTCCTGGGTCCACTGATGCAGCTCTCTATGGATTGCACGTGTGACCTGACAGATGGGCTGAAGGTTGTCCTGG CCCCTCGTTCTTGGGCCCGCTGCCTCACAGACATGCGCTGGCTACGAAACCAAGTTATTGCACCCTTGACAGAGGAGCTGGTGTTCCGGGCTTGTATGCTGCCCATGCTAGCACCATGCACAGGTCTGGGCCCCGCTGTGTTCACCTGCCCACTCTTTTTTGGAGTCG CCCATTTTCACCACATTATTGAGCAGCTGCGCTTCCGCCAAAGCAGTGTGGGAAGTATCTTCTTGTCTGCAG CCTCCATCTCCAGCGTTCCAGTTCTCCTACACCGCTGTCTTCGGTGCTTATACGGCTTTCCTCTTCATCCGCACAG GACACCTGATAGGGCCGGTTCTCTGCCACTCCTTCTGCAACTACATGGGCTTCCCTGCTGTGTGTGCAGCCCTGGAGCATCCACAGAAGTGGCCACTGCTGGCAGGCTATGCCCTTGGTGTGGgactcttcctgcttctgcttcaacCCCTGACAGACCCCAAGCTCTATGGCAGCCTTCCTCTTTGTATGCTTTTGGAACGAACTGGGGCCTCAGAGACCCTACTGTGCTCCTGACCATCGCTCTTGTGTGCACTCCAGTGAACTCTGACgggctctccagcccctccttatCAAGGAATACTGCAAGGGAGGGGCTGGCTGGGGTCCCCGAGATCTCAGGAATTTTTGTAGGGGATTGA
- the Rce1 gene encoding CAAX prenyl protease 2 isoform X3: MAALGGDGLRLLSVSRPERQPESAALSGPGPGLCCWVSVFSCFSLACSYVGSLYVWKSELPRDHPAVIKRRFTSVLVVSSLSPLCVLLWRELTGIQPGTSLLTLMGFRLEGIFPAALLPLLLTMILFLGPLMQLSMDCTCDLTDGLKVVLAPRSWARCLTDMRWLRNQVIAPLTEELVFRACMLPMLAPCTGLGPAVFTCPLFFGVAHFHHIIEQLRFRQSSVGSIFLSAGHLIGPVLCHSFCNYMGFPAVCAALEHPQKWPLLAGYALGVGLFLLLLQPLTDPKLYGSLPLCMLLERTGASETLLCS; this comes from the exons ATGGCGGCGCTGGGCGGGGACGGTCTGCGTTTACTGTCCGTGTCGCGGCCGGAGCGACAGCCCGAGTCAGCCGCGCTGAGCGGCCCGGGCCCAGGGCTGTGCTGCTGGGTGTCCgtgttctcctgcttcagcctcgcCTGCTCCTACGTGGGCAGCCTCTACGTGTGGAAGAGCGAGCTGCCCAG GGACCACCCCGCTGTTATCAAGCGGCGTTTCACCAGTGTCCTGGTGGTCTCCAGCTTGTCCCCTCTTTGCGTGCTGCTCTGGAGGGAGCTCACTGGCATCCAG CCAGGCACATCACTGCTTACCCTGATGGGCTTCAGGCTGGAGGGCATTTTCCCAGCAgctctgctgcccctgctgctaaCTATG ATCCTTTTCCTGGGTCCACTGATGCAGCTCTCTATGGATTGCACGTGTGACCTGACAGATGGGCTGAAGGTTGTCCTGG CCCCTCGTTCTTGGGCCCGCTGCCTCACAGACATGCGCTGGCTACGAAACCAAGTTATTGCACCCTTGACAGAGGAGCTGGTGTTCCGGGCTTGTATGCTGCCCATGCTAGCACCATGCACAGGTCTGGGCCCCGCTGTGTTCACCTGCCCACTCTTTTTTGGAGTCG CCCATTTTCACCACATTATTGAGCAGCTGCGCTTCCGCCAAAGCAGTGTGGGAAGTATCTTCTTGTCTGCAG GACACCTGATAGGGCCGGTTCTCTGCCACTCCTTCTGCAACTACATGGGCTTCCCTGCTGTGTGTGCAGCCCTGGAGCATCCACAGAAGTGGCCACTGCTGGCAGGCTATGCCCTTGGTGTGGgactcttcctgcttctgcttcaacCCCTGACAGACCCCAAGCTCTATGGCAGCCTTCCTCTTTGTATGCTTTTGGAACGAACTGGGGCCTCAGAGACCCTACTGTGCTCCTGA
- the Rce1 gene encoding CAAX prenyl protease 2 isoform X4 produces MGFRLEGIFPAALLPLLLTMILFLGPLMQLSMDCTCDLTDGLKVVLAPRSWARCLTDMRWLRNQVIAPLTEELVFRACMLPMLAPCTGLGPAVFTCPLFFGVAHFHHIIEQLRFRQSSVGSIFLSAAFQFSYTAVFGAYTAFLFIRTGHLIGPVLCHSFCNYMGFPAVCAALEHPQKWPLLAGYALGVGLFLLLLQPLTDPKLYGSLPLCMLLERTGASETLLCS; encoded by the exons ATGGGCTTCAGGCTGGAGGGCATTTTCCCAGCAgctctgctgcccctgctgctaaCTATG ATCCTTTTCCTGGGTCCACTGATGCAGCTCTCTATGGATTGCACGTGTGACCTGACAGATGGGCTGAAGGTTGTCCTGG CCCCTCGTTCTTGGGCCCGCTGCCTCACAGACATGCGCTGGCTACGAAACCAAGTTATTGCACCCTTGACAGAGGAGCTGGTGTTCCGGGCTTGTATGCTGCCCATGCTAGCACCATGCACAGGTCTGGGCCCCGCTGTGTTCACCTGCCCACTCTTTTTTGGAGTCG CCCATTTTCACCACATTATTGAGCAGCTGCGCTTCCGCCAAAGCAGTGTGGGAAGTATCTTCTTGTCTGCAG CGTTCCAGTTCTCCTACACCGCTGTCTTCGGTGCTTATACGGCTTTCCTCTTCATCCGCACAG GACACCTGATAGGGCCGGTTCTCTGCCACTCCTTCTGCAACTACATGGGCTTCCCTGCTGTGTGTGCAGCCCTGGAGCATCCACAGAAGTGGCCACTGCTGGCAGGCTATGCCCTTGGTGTGGgactcttcctgcttctgcttcaacCCCTGACAGACCCCAAGCTCTATGGCAGCCTTCCTCTTTGTATGCTTTTGGAACGAACTGGGGCCTCAGAGACCCTACTGTGCTCCTGA
- the Rce1 gene encoding CAAX prenyl protease 2 isoform X1 encodes MAALGGDGLRLLSVSRPERQPESAALSGPGPGLCCWVSVFSCFSLACSYVGSLYVWKSELPRDHPAVIKRRFTSVLVVSSLSPLCVLLWRELTGIQPGTSLLTLMGFRLEGIFPAALLPLLLTMILFLGPLMQLSMDCTCDLTDGLKVVLAPRSWARCLTDMRWLRNQVIAPLTEELVFRACMLPMLAPCTGLGPAVFTCPLFFGVAHFHHIIEQLRFRQSSVGSIFLSAAFQFSYTAVFGAYTAFLFIRTGHLIGPVLCHSFCNYMGFPAVCAALEHPQKWPLLAGYALGVGLFLLLLQPLTDPKLYGSLPLCMLLERTGASETLLCS; translated from the exons ATGGCGGCGCTGGGCGGGGACGGTCTGCGTTTACTGTCCGTGTCGCGGCCGGAGCGACAGCCCGAGTCAGCCGCGCTGAGCGGCCCGGGCCCAGGGCTGTGCTGCTGGGTGTCCgtgttctcctgcttcagcctcgcCTGCTCCTACGTGGGCAGCCTCTACGTGTGGAAGAGCGAGCTGCCCAG GGACCACCCCGCTGTTATCAAGCGGCGTTTCACCAGTGTCCTGGTGGTCTCCAGCTTGTCCCCTCTTTGCGTGCTGCTCTGGAGGGAGCTCACTGGCATCCAG CCAGGCACATCACTGCTTACCCTGATGGGCTTCAGGCTGGAGGGCATTTTCCCAGCAgctctgctgcccctgctgctaaCTATG ATCCTTTTCCTGGGTCCACTGATGCAGCTCTCTATGGATTGCACGTGTGACCTGACAGATGGGCTGAAGGTTGTCCTGG CCCCTCGTTCTTGGGCCCGCTGCCTCACAGACATGCGCTGGCTACGAAACCAAGTTATTGCACCCTTGACAGAGGAGCTGGTGTTCCGGGCTTGTATGCTGCCCATGCTAGCACCATGCACAGGTCTGGGCCCCGCTGTGTTCACCTGCCCACTCTTTTTTGGAGTCG CCCATTTTCACCACATTATTGAGCAGCTGCGCTTCCGCCAAAGCAGTGTGGGAAGTATCTTCTTGTCTGCAG CGTTCCAGTTCTCCTACACCGCTGTCTTCGGTGCTTATACGGCTTTCCTCTTCATCCGCACAG GACACCTGATAGGGCCGGTTCTCTGCCACTCCTTCTGCAACTACATGGGCTTCCCTGCTGTGTGTGCAGCCCTGGAGCATCCACAGAAGTGGCCACTGCTGGCAGGCTATGCCCTTGGTGTGGgactcttcctgcttctgcttcaacCCCTGACAGACCCCAAGCTCTATGGCAGCCTTCCTCTTTGTATGCTTTTGGAACGAACTGGGGCCTCAGAGACCCTACTGTGCTCCTGA